In Cotesia glomerata isolate CgM1 linkage group LG1, MPM_Cglom_v2.3, whole genome shotgun sequence, one genomic interval encodes:
- the LOC123260589 gene encoding cytochrome b-c1 complex subunit Rieske, mitochondrial, which produces MNAITKSVNVTYFLRASTTAVSNGSSCIVTINKGKKEKVTTIPSITPKTSYTLAQNGYTGPIRISSGPAVSTQISQHRLAHTDIRVPSFDNYRKDISKDPTANTRGNAPEKENIAYAVAAGTGLATAYGAKSVVQSLVLSMAPSADVLAVSKIEVKLSNIPEGQSMVFKWRGKPLFIRHRGVKEIENEESVDLSTLRDPQHDRERVKKSDWLIVLGVCTHLGCVPIANAGDFGGYYCPCHGSHYDASGRIRKGPAPLNLEVPNYEFQDDLVIVG; this is translated from the exons ATGAACGCAATAACTAAGTCCGTGAATGTTACTTATTTTCTGAGAGCATCTACTACTGCTGTGTCAAATGGATCATCATGTATTGTCACAATAAATAAGGGCAAGAAAGAGAAAGTTACTACCATTCCTTCTATTACTCCGAAAACCTCCTACACTCTTGCTCAAAATGGTTATACTGGGCCTATCCGCATTAGCTCTGGACCCGCAG TGAGCACTCAAATTTCTCAGCACCGTTTGGCTCATACCGATATTCGAGTACcaagttttgataattatcgaaaagatatttcaaaagaTCCAACTGCCAACACCCGAGGAAATGCGCCCGAGAAAGAAAATATTGCATATGCCGTTGCAGCTG GTACTGGCTTAGCTACAGCATATGGAGCAAAGAGTGTAGTTCAAAGTCTTGTCCTAAGTATGGCACCTTCTGCAGATGTTTTAGCTGTTTCCAAAATTGAAGTGAAACTATCTAACATTCCAGAAGGACAAAGTATGGTTTTCAAATGGCGAGGAAAACCTCTATTTATTCGTCATCG GGGAGTAAAAGAAATAGAAAACGAAGAATCAGTTGACCTTTCAACTTTACGTGATCCTCAGCATGACCGTGAGCGTGTCAAAAAATCTGATTGGTTAATCGTTTTAGGAGTATGTACACATTTAGGATGTGTACCAATCGCAAACGCTGGAGATTTTGGTGGATATTACTGTCCATGTCATGGATCACATTATGACGCTAGTGGAAGAATAAGGAAAGGACCTGCACCATTAAATTTAGAAGTACCAAATTATGAATTCCAAGATGATTTAGTCATAGTTGGTTAA